Proteins encoded in a region of the Toxorhynchites rutilus septentrionalis strain SRP unplaced genomic scaffold, ASM2978413v1 HiC_scaffold_15, whole genome shotgun sequence genome:
- the LOC129781562 gene encoding uncharacterized protein K02A2.6-like: MTQDMKKWSESAIASNDDGQNSVDPTGVINNQRQQNQPIIPVSAVHYQQQFIPVSAAQQQQYAPFPPHQPQAQVGSDVFVQILQMMQQQHREMMTQLIQQQQQSDEKHERFLRTIASSINMQVPPNPEQILDSSAGNIKEFRFEADSNVTFAAWYSRYDDLFEKDAARLDGEAKGRLLLRKLGASEHERFLETVAKLKSLFGAKESVISRRYRCLQIAKNPAEDHVAFACRENKACVEFELGKLSEEQFKCLVYVCGLKSENDVEIRTRLLTKIEERNDVTLEQLSEECQRLYNLKHDSAMIESPSTYDQVQAIRKFGGKRASAKPRKTGRRRRKQPVSAKVVVVDVCSVQQRRRYVSVGFSGTKIRLQLDTASDITVISREIWRSIGSPALSSATVKAKTASGSILSLDGEFECDVTIGSSTRRELIRVTEKQLLLLGSDLVDSFNLWAVPMDTFCCHVSGTPVSTGALKSSFPEVFSEKLGLCTRTKLKLELKENVRPVFCPKRPVAYAMYDTVDRELDRLEKLDIITPVDYSEWAAPIVVVRKSNGSIRICGDYSTGLNAALQSQQYPLPLPDDIFAKLAKCKIFSQIDLSGAFLQVEVDEQYRSLLTINTHRGLYLYNRLPPGLKIAPGAFQQLIDTMLAGLKGTSGYLDDVIVGGETEEEHDLNLRGVLKRIQDFGFTIRVDKYLFRKQQIRYLGHIVDSRGLRPDPAKIEAITKLPPPADVSGVRSFLGAINYYGKFVPNMRMLRYPLDNLLKVETKFSWSPECQKAFDRFKQIHSSDLLLTHYDPKGEIIVSADASSVGLGATISHRFPDGTIKVVQHASRALMKAEQAYSQPDREGLAIIFAVTKFHKMLFGRHFRLQTDHRPLLRIFGSKKGIPVYTANRLQRLALNLLFYDFEIEYVSTEKFGNADLLSRLIDQHIKPEEDYVIASLNLEEDIRSVVTYTVKVLPLNFIVVAQSTQADPLLRQVHRYVQNGWPQSTLDGSELRRFQSRQESLSVVDGCILFAERLVIPSLHRKRCLEQLNRGHPGMQRMKAIARSYVYWPTLDADIVSFVKACQQCASVARSPPHSPPVPWPKLTAPWQRVHVDFAGPIEGDYYLLAIDSFSKWPEIIRTTRITSAATISILRALFARLGMPVTLVSDNGTQFTSTEFADFCASNGIEHLTTAPFHPQSNGQAERFVDTFKRAVKKIREGRGSIEEALDVFLLTYRSTPSRALPDQKSPSEIMFGRKIRTCLELLRPPPVRVPVPTDDDCKQPRSFNRNETVYAKLHGHTGWKPP; this comes from the exons AAAGTGGAGTGAAAGCGCGATTGCGAGCAACGACGACGGGCAGAATAGTGTTGACCCCACGGGTGTGATAAACAATCAACGGCAACAAAACCAGCCGATTATCCCCGTGTCGGCGGTCCACTATCAGCAGCAGTTTATTCCCGTCTCTGCCGCCCAGCAACAGCAGTACGCGCCTTTCCCGCCCCACCAACCGCAAGCACAGGTCGGTAGCGATGTGTTCGTGCAAATTTTGCAAATgatgcagcagcagcaccgAGAGATGATGACCCAACTgattcaacagcagcagcaaagtGATGAGAAGCATGAACGCTTTCTCCGTACGATCGCATCGTCAATCAACATGCAGGTACCACCGAATCCGGAACAGATCCTTGACTCTTCGGCCGGCAACATCAAGGAATTCCGGTTCGAGGCCGACTCCAACGTGACGTTTGCGGCTTGGTACTCGAGATACGACGATCTCTTCGAGAAGGATGCTGCTAGATTGGACGGTGAAGCAAAAGGTCGTCTTCTTTTGCGAAAGCTGGGTGCATCGGAGCACGAACG CTTCCTGGAAACAGTGGCCAAGCTCAAGAGCCTGTTCGGAGCAAAAGAATCGGTGATCAGCCGTCGCTACCGATGCCTGCAGATAGCGAAAAATCCTGCAGAGGACCATGTGGCATTCGCTTGCCGCGAAAACAAGGCTTGCGTGGAGTTTGAGCTGGGTAAGCTCTCGGAGGAGCAATTCAAGTGCTTGGTCTACGTGTGTGGTTTAAAATCGGAGAACGACGTCGAGATTCGCACCCGCCTCCTCACGAAAATAGAAGAGAGAAATGACGTGACGTTGGAGCAACTTTCGGAGGAGTGCCAGCGGCTGTACAACCTGAAGCACGACAGCGCCATGATCGAATCTCCGTCCACGTACGACCAAGTACAAGCGATAAGAAAATTTGGTGGGAAGCG TGCCAGTGCCAAACCCCGAAAAACTGGAAGGAGGCGCAGGAAGCAACCAGTGTCCGCCAAGGTGGTGGTAGTCGATGTGTGCAGTGTGCAGCAACGACGCAGATATGTCTCCGTGGGCTTTTCTGGAACAAAAATTCGCCTGCAACTCGATACCGCCTCAGACATCACCGTCATTAGCAGGGAGATTTGGCGGAGCATTGGCAGTCCTGCGTTATCGTCAGCAACGGTGAAGGCGAAGACGGCATCTGGCAGCATACTATCGCTCGATGGGGAGTTCGAGTGCGACGTCACCATCGGAAGCAGTACACGACGTGAGCTCATCCGTGTAACCGAGAAGCAGCTGCTGTTACTCGGATCCGATTTGGTCGACAGTTTCAACCTTTGGGCCGTCCCTATGGACACCTTCTGCTGCCACGTGTCTGGAACGCCAGTGTCGACAGGTGCACTCAAGTCGTCTTTTCCAGAGGTCTTCAGCGAGAAGCTCGGCTTGTGCACCAGAACAAAATTGAAGTTGGAGTTGAAAGAAAACGTTCGACCCGTCTTCTGTCCGAAGCGTCCGGTAGCTTACGCTATGTATGATACCGTTGATCGCGAGCTCGACCGGTTAGAGAAATTGGACATCATCACCCCGGTCGATTATTCGGAGTGGGCCGCTCCGATCGTCGTAGTCCGCAAGTCCAATGGCTCCATCAGGATTTGCGGAGACTACTCAACGGGTCTGAATGCAGCTCTCCAATCACAGCAGTATCCACTTCCACTTCCGGATGACATCTTCGCCAAGCTGGCTAAGTGTAAGATCTTCAGCCAGATAGATTTGTCCGGCGCCTTCTTACAGGTGGAAGTTGACGAGCAGTACCGTAGTTTGCTGACGATCAATACGCATCGTGGTCTCTACCTCTACAACCGCCTGCCGCCGGGTTTGAAGATCGCGCCTGGCGCATTTCAGCAGCTCATCGACACAATGTTAGCCGGACTGAAGGGCACTTCTGGCTACCTCGATGACGTCATCGTCGGCGGAGAAACTGAAGAGGAGCACGACCTCAATCTACGGGGTGTCCTGAAGCGAATCCAAGATTTCGGATTCACGATTCGTGTTGACAAGTATTTGTTTCGCAAGCAGCAAATCCGATACTTGGGGCACATCGTCGACAGTCGCGGGTTGCGACCAGATCCGGCGAAAATCGAGGCGATCACCAAGCTGCCGCCTCCAGCCGATGTATCCGGTGTGCGATCGTTTTTGGGGGCCATCAACTACTACGGCAAGTTCGTCCCCAACATGCGCATGCTACGCTACCCGCTCGACAATCTCCTCAAGGTGGAGACGAAGTTCAGCTGGAGTCcggagtgccagaaagcgttcgACCGGTTCAAGCAGATTCACTCGTCGGATCTTCTCCTCACACACTACGATCCGAAGGGGGAAATCATCGTTTCTGCTGACGCTTCATCCGTTGGACTTGGGGCTACCATTAGCCATAGGTTCCCAGATGGAACCATCAAGGTGGTCCAACATGCATCCAGGGCGCTCATGAAGGCAGAACAGGCCTACAGTCAGCCCGATCGCGAAGGTCTGGCCATCATCTTCGCCGTCACGAAGTTCCACAAAATGCTCTTCGGACGGCACTTCCGTTTGCAAACCGATCATCGCCCGCTGCTTCGTATCTTCGGCTCTAAGAAGGGAATTCCAGTGTACACTGCGAACCGCCTGCAACGCCTCGCCCTCAACTTGCTGTTCTACGACTTTGAGATCGAGTACGTGTCCACTGAGAAGTTCGGCAACGCAGACCTGCTCTCCCGGTTGATCGACCAGCACATCAAGCCTGAAGAGGACTACGTCATCGCGAGTCTCAATCTGGAAGAGGATATTAGGTCAGTAGTAACTTATACGGTTAAAGTGTTGCCTCTCAATTTCATAGTCGTTGCGCAAAGCACCCAAGCAGATCCGCTGCTCCGTCAAGTCCACCGCTACGTTCAGAACGGCTGGCCCCAGTCAACACTCGATGGGTCAGAACTTCGCCGGTTCCAATCAAGGCAGGAATCGCTCTCTGTGGTGGATGGGTGTATTTTGTTTGCCGAACGACTCGTCATTCCGTCGCTGCATCGGAAACGGTGCCTCGAACAGCTGAACCGTGGCCATCCGGGCATGCAGCGAATGAAAGCCATCGCTAGGAGCTACGTGTACTGGCCTACGTTGGATGCTGACATCGTCAGCTTCGTCAAGGCATGCCAGCAGTGTGCGTCTGTAGCTCGATCACCTCCTCACTCACCACCGGTGCCGTGGCCCAAATTGACCGCTCCGTGGCAACGCGTCCACGTCGACTTCGCCGGTCCAATCGAAGGCGACTACTACCTGCTCGCTATCGATTCGTTCTCTAAGTGGCCCGAGATCATCCGAACGACCCGCATCACCTCTGCTGCGACCATCAGCATCTTGCGTGCGTTGTTCGCGCGGCTGGGTATGCCCGTAACCTTGGTCAGTGACAACGGTACCCAGTTTACCAGCACCGAATTTGCCGATTTCTGCGCTTCCAATGGCATCGAGCACCTCACGACAGCACCGTTTCATCCACAATCAAATGGCCAGGCGGAACGATTCGTGGATACCTTCAAGCGAGCCGTCAAGAAAATCCGAGAGGGGAGAGGATCCATTGAAGAAGCACTGGATGTCTTCTTGCTGACGTACCGAAGCACGCCCAGTCGTGCTCTGCCGGATCAGAAGTCGCCATCTGAGATCATGTTTGGTCGCAAAATCCGAACGTGTCTCGAGCTTCTGCGTCCACCACCGGTACGTGTCCCAGTGCCAACCGACGATGACTGCAAGCAACCGAGGTCCTTCAACCGAAACGAGACCGTGTACGCCAAACTACATGGTCATACCGGTTGGAAGCCACCTTAA